A genomic segment from Luteolibacter ambystomatis encodes:
- a CDS encoding adenine phosphoribosyltransferase, which yields MPSPDALRAAVRDVVDFPKPGIVFKDITPILANGPLFRDAITLLCNPAADQRIDKIVGIDARGFIFAAAVADRLGVGFVPIRKKGKLPWKTRQTSYSLEYGESVVELHEDAVIPGERVMLVDDLLATGGTAAAALQLLTELGAEIVSVSFLIELSFLHGRDKLGSHPIRSILSY from the coding sequence ATGCCATCTCCGGATGCCCTCCGCGCCGCCGTGCGGGATGTCGTGGACTTCCCGAAGCCCGGCATCGTGTTCAAGGACATCACCCCGATCCTCGCCAACGGCCCGCTGTTCCGGGACGCCATCACGCTGTTGTGCAACCCTGCGGCGGACCAGCGGATCGACAAGATCGTTGGCATCGATGCCCGTGGCTTCATCTTCGCCGCCGCGGTGGCGGACCGTCTCGGGGTGGGCTTCGTCCCGATCCGCAAGAAGGGCAAGCTGCCATGGAAGACCCGCCAGACTTCCTACTCGCTGGAGTACGGCGAGTCCGTGGTGGAACTCCACGAGGACGCCGTCATTCCCGGTGAACGCGTGATGCTGGTGGATGATCTGCTCGCCACCGGTGGCACCGCTGCCGCCGCCCTCCAGCTCCTCACGGAACTGGGTGCGGAGATCGTGTCCGTTTCCTTTCTCATCGAGCTCTCGTTCCTTCACGGCCGCGACAAGCTCGGTTCCCATCCGATTCGTTCGATCCTCTCCTACTAA
- a CDS encoding TolC family protein, producing MSFKYLLVIALAMSWPLRLVAAESGGLVVTLASVADRVRTQNPDLNAARQRIGEALGRMKQAGRRENPRLQGELEHNTRSSEGSVKIGITQSFPVTDRLRFEKEISVKELKAAEAEVRDVERKLVAEGREELVKILAIRRQRELLREQAAVSGKLADFIDQAAEKGEGSRLDAGQAKLEAAKLATEIRQLDAAEAAAIGALKPLLGMSPSAKLLPSGDLPPIRIPESGAGSSRRPDMQAAKVEADAASLEVDLERSKKYEDVEVGVFGSAGRRIDEPGGAESEGMVGVQFSIPLPFWNDNSGNIEAAQAKLKRKQLEVTALDRNIRNEAEAARAEMAEWAKLEREVRTELLPLADRQADLAEQTWRNGQGELQVVLKAREQRLQLASSRLDALRDFHLARVRYEAAINQR from the coding sequence ATGAGTTTCAAATATTTGTTGGTGATCGCATTGGCCATGTCGTGGCCGCTGCGATTGGTGGCCGCCGAATCCGGCGGACTCGTAGTCACGCTGGCCTCGGTTGCGGACCGGGTGCGCACGCAGAACCCGGATCTGAATGCTGCGAGGCAGCGGATCGGTGAGGCTCTCGGGCGCATGAAGCAGGCCGGCAGGCGGGAGAATCCGCGTCTTCAAGGCGAGTTGGAACACAACACCCGCAGCAGCGAGGGTAGCGTGAAGATCGGGATCACCCAGAGTTTTCCGGTCACGGACCGGCTGCGCTTTGAGAAGGAAATCTCGGTGAAGGAACTGAAGGCCGCCGAAGCCGAGGTCCGCGATGTCGAGCGCAAGCTGGTCGCCGAGGGCCGCGAAGAACTGGTGAAGATTCTCGCAATCCGCCGCCAGCGCGAATTGTTGCGCGAGCAAGCTGCGGTTTCCGGCAAACTGGCCGATTTCATCGACCAAGCCGCCGAGAAGGGGGAAGGCTCACGTCTTGATGCCGGTCAGGCGAAACTGGAGGCGGCCAAGCTGGCGACCGAGATCCGCCAGCTCGATGCGGCGGAGGCCGCCGCCATCGGCGCGTTGAAGCCACTGCTCGGCATGAGTCCGTCTGCGAAGCTGCTGCCGAGCGGAGACTTGCCGCCGATCCGGATTCCGGAGTCGGGTGCGGGCTCGTCCCGGCGTCCGGACATGCAGGCGGCCAAGGTCGAGGCGGATGCCGCTTCGCTGGAGGTCGATCTGGAACGGTCGAAGAAATACGAGGATGTCGAGGTGGGCGTGTTCGGCAGTGCCGGACGCCGCATCGATGAACCCGGTGGTGCGGAAAGCGAGGGAATGGTCGGCGTCCAGTTCAGCATTCCGCTGCCATTCTGGAACGACAACTCCGGCAATATCGAGGCGGCTCAGGCGAAGCTGAAGCGCAAGCAGCTCGAAGTGACCGCGCTCGACCGCAATATCCGCAACGAAGCCGAGGCCGCGCGCGCCGAGATGGCCGAGTGGGCGAAGCTGGAGCGTGAGGTGCGCACCGAGCTGCTACCGCTCGCCGACCGTCAGGCTGACCTGGCCGAACAAACGTGGCGCAACGGCCAGGGCGAACTCCAGGTCGTCCTCAAGGCTCGCGAACAACGCCTGCAACTCGCGTCGTCCCGTCTCGACGCGCTCCGTGACTTCCACCTCGCGCGCGTGCGCTACGAAGCCGCGATCAACCAACGCTGA
- a CDS encoding efflux RND transporter permease subunit gives MLDKLIRFSLANRAIILGVALLVMVLGVRTATQLPVEVLPDLTKPTVVVLTEAPGLAPEEVESRVTQPIESALSGVGGITRLRSNSDVSLSLVYAEFSWGTDVYRARTLVQERLQGVRSSLPKDSEPFLTPVASLMGEILLVGVRSTIDEGQDGYLAPRDVRTVADWTIKKRLQGIPGVAEVLNMGGGIQQLQVQPDPAKMQAHGVTLEELKAAAEKAAGNTTGGFVNSGSREILIRNLAMTIDPNAIGATVIKRVSDRPVSIRDVADVAWDIEPMRGDASINNTRGVIMSITKSPGFDTITLTKEIEKALAELKPALPKGVEAEPLFRQADFIDHAVGNLKDAIVEGAIMVAIVLFLFLLNFRTTFITLMAMPMSFAITLLIFKLADISVNSMTLGGLAVAIGMVVDDAIVDVENVFRRLKENAARSEPLPRLSVIAKASGEVRNSIFYATVLIVMVFLPLLGLSGVEGRLFSPIAIATIVSMAASFVVSLTTIPVLCSLLLRPKEGKAHEDGHLTRAMKWVLRKTLLKFALDQPYILLAITGALMAGAFLLYPTMGKDFLPAFKEETALVSTTTAPGTSLEQMNQVADVIERKLTAIPEVSKVGRRVGRAERGDHVVPVSTAEFDIDFRSSESGRSRGEILEEIRKTIRTVPGTFSVLTGPLADRIGHMLSGVSAPVAVKIYGPDLDELRRIGTQVQTIAKTIPGFEDAKLDAQSTIPQIRIEPDRDRAFAYSITPGDLNDQLATYLGGEQVAELRDGQRAIDLVVRLPEKLRDKPEKLATLAVETEGGMRVPLGLVAHVQEAKGPNVIQREKNQRRFVVAIKPTVRDVGTVVGTLQQKVAEQVKLPEGYFMSIEGEFEAQREASQRIAILSAVVLVVIVFLLFGYFRSFPLALQVMLNIPLALMGGLAFTWYMIDNISIATLVGFIAVGGVAARNGIMMISHYLHLMRHEGEEFTRQMIERGTLERMVPVFMTALSAGIGLIPLVMAADQPGKEMLHPVAVVITGGLVSSTLLDMAVTPAVFWLFGRKAARRALALDAAAAR, from the coding sequence ATGCTCGACAAACTCATCCGATTTTCCCTGGCGAACCGGGCGATCATCCTCGGGGTGGCCTTGCTGGTGATGGTGCTCGGTGTTCGCACCGCGACCCAGTTGCCGGTGGAGGTGCTGCCAGACCTGACCAAACCGACCGTGGTCGTGCTGACGGAAGCTCCAGGACTCGCGCCGGAGGAGGTGGAATCCCGCGTCACCCAGCCGATCGAATCCGCGCTTTCCGGTGTGGGCGGCATCACCCGCCTGCGCTCGAATTCCGATGTCTCGCTGTCACTGGTATATGCGGAGTTCTCCTGGGGCACCGATGTCTATCGCGCCCGCACGCTGGTGCAGGAGCGCTTGCAAGGTGTCCGCTCCAGTTTGCCGAAGGATAGCGAACCGTTTCTCACTCCGGTGGCCTCGCTGATGGGAGAGATCCTGTTGGTGGGCGTGCGCTCGACGATTGACGAAGGCCAGGACGGCTATCTCGCGCCGCGTGACGTGCGCACGGTGGCGGACTGGACCATCAAGAAGCGTCTCCAGGGCATCCCCGGTGTGGCCGAGGTGCTGAACATGGGTGGCGGCATCCAGCAGCTCCAGGTCCAGCCGGACCCGGCGAAGATGCAGGCTCATGGCGTGACGCTGGAGGAATTGAAGGCGGCTGCTGAAAAGGCTGCGGGCAATACCACCGGCGGCTTCGTGAACTCCGGCTCGCGGGAAATCCTGATCCGCAATCTCGCGATGACCATCGATCCGAATGCCATCGGTGCGACGGTGATCAAGCGCGTGAGCGACCGCCCGGTGAGCATCCGCGATGTGGCGGATGTCGCGTGGGACATCGAGCCGATGCGTGGCGATGCCAGTATCAACAACACCCGCGGCGTAATCATGAGCATCACGAAGTCACCCGGCTTCGATACGATCACGTTGACCAAGGAGATCGAGAAGGCGCTGGCGGAACTCAAGCCCGCGCTGCCGAAAGGCGTGGAAGCGGAGCCGTTGTTCCGTCAGGCTGACTTCATCGACCACGCGGTGGGCAACCTCAAGGACGCGATCGTCGAGGGTGCGATCATGGTGGCTATCGTGCTGTTCCTGTTCCTGCTGAATTTCCGGACGACCTTCATCACCTTGATGGCGATGCCGATGTCGTTCGCGATCACCCTGCTGATCTTCAAACTGGCGGACATCAGCGTGAACAGCATGACGCTCGGCGGACTCGCCGTGGCGATCGGGATGGTGGTGGATGATGCCATCGTGGATGTGGAGAACGTGTTCCGACGTCTCAAGGAAAACGCGGCTCGAAGCGAACCTCTGCCGCGACTCAGCGTGATCGCAAAAGCTTCGGGAGAGGTGCGGAACAGCATCTTTTACGCGACCGTGCTGATCGTGATGGTGTTCCTGCCGCTGCTTGGATTGAGCGGTGTGGAAGGCCGTTTGTTCTCGCCCATCGCCATCGCCACGATCGTCAGCATGGCTGCGTCCTTCGTGGTCTCGCTGACCACCATTCCGGTGCTGTGCTCGCTGCTGCTGAGGCCGAAGGAAGGCAAGGCGCATGAGGATGGTCATCTCACCCGTGCGATGAAATGGGTGTTACGGAAGACGTTGCTGAAATTCGCACTCGACCAACCGTATATCCTGCTCGCCATCACCGGCGCGCTGATGGCGGGGGCGTTCCTGCTTTACCCGACGATGGGCAAGGACTTCCTGCCTGCGTTCAAGGAAGAGACCGCCCTCGTTTCCACCACCACCGCTCCGGGTACTTCGCTGGAGCAGATGAACCAGGTGGCGGATGTGATCGAGCGGAAGCTCACCGCGATTCCGGAGGTTTCCAAAGTGGGCCGCCGGGTGGGGCGTGCCGAGCGTGGCGACCACGTGGTTCCGGTCTCGACCGCGGAGTTCGACATCGATTTCCGCTCGTCGGAAAGCGGTCGCAGTCGTGGCGAGATCCTGGAGGAAATCCGCAAGACCATCCGCACCGTGCCGGGTACCTTCAGCGTGCTCACAGGACCGCTGGCAGACCGCATCGGGCACATGCTCAGCGGTGTCTCCGCGCCTGTGGCGGTGAAAATCTACGGGCCGGACCTGGATGAACTCCGCCGCATCGGTACGCAGGTGCAGACGATCGCGAAGACGATCCCGGGCTTCGAGGATGCGAAGCTGGATGCGCAGTCCACGATTCCACAGATCCGCATCGAGCCGGATCGCGATCGTGCCTTCGCCTACTCGATCACCCCGGGCGATCTCAACGACCAGCTTGCCACCTATCTCGGTGGCGAACAGGTCGCGGAGCTGCGCGACGGCCAGCGGGCGATCGATCTCGTCGTGCGCCTGCCGGAGAAACTCCGCGACAAGCCGGAGAAACTGGCAACCTTGGCGGTGGAAACCGAAGGTGGCATGCGCGTGCCGCTCGGCCTGGTCGCCCACGTGCAGGAAGCGAAGGGGCCGAACGTGATCCAGCGCGAGAAGAACCAGCGCCGCTTTGTGGTCGCGATCAAGCCGACCGTCCGTGACGTCGGCACTGTGGTGGGGACGCTCCAGCAGAAGGTCGCGGAGCAGGTGAAGTTGCCGGAAGGCTACTTCATGAGCATAGAGGGCGAGTTCGAGGCGCAGCGCGAGGCTTCCCAACGCATCGCCATCCTCTCGGCGGTGGTGCTGGTGGTCATCGTGTTCCTGCTTTTCGGCTACTTCCGCAGCTTCCCGCTGGCGCTCCAGGTGATGCTGAACATCCCGCTCGCGCTGATGGGAGGGCTGGCCTTCACGTGGTACATGATCGACAACATCAGCATCGCCACGCTGGTCGGCTTCATCGCGGTGGGCGGCGTGGCCGCGCGCAACGGGATCATGATGATCTCGCACTACCTCCATCTCATGCGCCATGAGGGCGAGGAGTTCACGCGGCAGATGATCGAGCGCGGTACGCTGGAACGGATGGTGCCGGTCTTCATGACCGCGCTTTCAGCCGGCATCGGCCTGATCCCGCTGGTCATGGCCGCGGATCAACCCGGCAAGGAAATGCTGCATCCAGTGGCGGTCGTCATCACCGGCGGTCTTGTCTCCTCCACCTTGCTCGATATGGCCGTCACACCGGCGGTCTTCTGGCTCTTTGGCCGCAAGGCCGCACGCCGTGCGCTCGCTCTCGATGCGGCCGCGGCCCGTTGA
- a CDS encoding glucose-6-phosphate isomerase, with the protein MSWTRYCQSVIRYPQFGFSIDLSRMDVDDAFLAEMQPKIAKAFTDIAALEAGKIVNPDEQRMVGHYWLRNASLAPTEELRKAVTEPLAALKDFAEKVHTGQITSPGGGTFKQILLIGIGGSALGPQLVNDAIGHNSKLPIFFFDNTDPAGMDRVISDLKEVGLGRTLVLVISKSGGTAETRNGMLEAKAAYEAAGLQFGPHAVAVTGEGSKLDKYAIDQKFITRFPMEDWVGGRTSVMSTVGLVPAALQGIDIDSFLAGAAAMDVETRKTDAKTNAAMQLALAWYHAGNGKGEKDMVVLPYKDSLVLFSKYLQQLVMESLGKELDLDGKKVNQGIAVYGNKGSTDQHAYVQQLRDGVHNFFTTFIEVRKGRNGEGIEVEPSTSSADYLQGFLRGTRKALYESGRKSVTISIPEVTPFQLGVLIGLFERTVSFYASLVNINAYHQPGVEAGKKAATTFLELLNAVRGKIIADARTAPEVATELDADPEDVYHCLTHLAANGEVQIALGKDPAGDTFSL; encoded by the coding sequence ATGTCCTGGACCCGCTACTGCCAATCCGTCATCCGCTATCCGCAATTCGGCTTCTCGATCGACCTCTCCCGCATGGATGTCGACGACGCCTTCCTAGCTGAAATGCAGCCGAAGATCGCGAAGGCCTTCACCGACATCGCCGCTCTCGAAGCCGGGAAGATCGTGAACCCGGACGAGCAACGCATGGTCGGCCACTACTGGCTCCGCAATGCCAGCCTCGCCCCGACCGAAGAGCTTCGCAAGGCCGTCACCGAGCCGCTTGCCGCGCTCAAGGATTTCGCGGAAAAGGTCCACACCGGCCAGATCACCTCTCCCGGCGGTGGCACCTTCAAGCAGATCCTGCTCATCGGCATCGGCGGTTCCGCGCTCGGTCCGCAGCTCGTCAACGATGCCATCGGCCACAACTCCAAGCTGCCGATCTTCTTCTTCGACAACACCGATCCGGCCGGCATGGACCGCGTGATCTCCGACCTCAAGGAAGTGGGTCTCGGCCGCACGCTGGTGCTGGTAATCTCCAAGTCCGGCGGCACCGCCGAAACCCGCAACGGCATGCTCGAAGCCAAGGCCGCCTACGAGGCCGCCGGTCTCCAGTTCGGCCCGCACGCCGTCGCCGTCACCGGCGAAGGCTCGAAGCTCGACAAGTATGCCATCGACCAGAAGTTCATCACCCGCTTCCCGATGGAAGACTGGGTCGGCGGCCGCACCTCGGTGATGTCCACCGTGGGTCTCGTGCCAGCCGCCCTGCAGGGCATCGACATCGATTCCTTCCTCGCCGGTGCCGCCGCGATGGATGTGGAAACCCGCAAGACCGATGCGAAGACGAACGCCGCCATGCAGCTCGCTCTCGCCTGGTATCACGCCGGCAATGGCAAGGGCGAAAAGGACATGGTCGTCCTGCCCTACAAGGACTCTCTGGTACTATTCTCCAAGTATCTCCAGCAGCTCGTGATGGAGTCGCTGGGCAAGGAACTCGACCTCGACGGCAAGAAGGTCAACCAGGGCATCGCCGTCTATGGCAACAAGGGTTCCACCGACCAGCACGCCTACGTGCAGCAGCTCCGCGACGGCGTACATAATTTCTTCACCACCTTCATCGAGGTCCGCAAGGGTCGCAATGGCGAGGGCATCGAGGTCGAGCCGTCCACCAGTTCCGCAGATTACCTGCAGGGCTTCCTGCGCGGCACCCGCAAGGCGCTGTATGAGTCCGGCCGCAAGTCCGTGACCATCTCCATCCCGGAGGTCACTCCGTTCCAGCTCGGCGTACTCATCGGTCTCTTCGAGCGCACGGTGTCCTTCTACGCCTCGCTGGTGAACATCAACGCCTACCACCAACCGGGTGTGGAAGCCGGCAAGAAAGCCGCCACCACCTTCCTGGAACTGCTCAATGCCGTCCGCGGCAAGATCATCGCGGATGCCCGCACCGCCCCGGAGGTCGCCACCGAGCTCGACGCCGATCCGGAGGACGTCTATCACTGCCTGACCCATCTGGCTGCCAACGGCGAGGTCCAGATCGCTCTCGGCAAGGATCCTGCCGGGGACACGTTCTCGCTCTGA
- a CDS encoding VOC family protein: MMRIEALDHLVLTVRDIPRTVAFYEQVMGMEARTFGTGRTALHFGRQKINLHDAASPIEPHAAAPTPGSADLCFLTDRPIADVVCDLMDHNVPILEGPVPRTGAGGPILSVYFRDPDGNLIEVSEPV; this comes from the coding sequence CTGATGCGGATCGAAGCGCTCGATCACCTCGTGCTCACCGTGCGCGACATCCCGCGCACGGTGGCCTTTTACGAGCAGGTCATGGGCATGGAGGCGCGGACGTTCGGCACAGGCCGGACCGCGCTTCACTTCGGCCGGCAGAAGATCAATCTTCACGATGCGGCGTCACCCATCGAACCGCACGCCGCCGCACCCACACCCGGCTCCGCGGATCTTTGCTTCCTAACAGACCGCCCGATCGCGGACGTGGTGTGTGATCTGATGGATCACAACGTACCGATCCTCGAAGGTCCGGTGCCACGCACAGGAGCGGGAGGCCCCATCCTCTCGGTTTATTTCCGCGATCCGGACGGAAACCTGATCGAGGTGAGCGAGCCGGTTTGA
- a CDS encoding efflux RND transporter periplasmic adaptor subunit, whose amino-acid sequence MKPFLITLLSACTVLAADTPPVILDEAGVKNLGIETVETSETTFEETAFALGRIEEIPSNHAVLSSRIAGRILEMKVFEGDVVTAGQPLVKVESRQPGDPPPSVELKSPIAGLVSSAHVRLGEPVEPEKELLDISDLTEVLAVARVPEHIAGKLKPGATQAHIRVAALGSDPLDGTLLRFGTSADRESGTIDAIFRVPNPGLRMRPGMRTEFSVVLSKRENVISVPREALQGDPASRVVYVKDFDLPNAFRKVPVRIGQMNDRFVEILGGLFPGDEVVTTGSYALGFAGGSGPSLKEALDAAHGHEHNADGSEKTADQKKTEAGGGHGDDHAAPSPIMTRFFMATTAILFVLLVIVSMAKRRPLNPETPEAT is encoded by the coding sequence ATGAAACCTTTTCTCATTACCCTTTTATCCGCCTGCACCGTCCTCGCCGCTGATACGCCGCCCGTCATTCTCGATGAGGCCGGTGTGAAGAACCTCGGCATCGAAACGGTGGAGACTTCCGAAACCACCTTCGAGGAAACCGCGTTCGCGCTCGGTCGCATCGAGGAGATCCCAAGCAATCATGCCGTGCTCAGCAGCCGCATCGCCGGTCGCATTCTGGAGATGAAAGTCTTCGAAGGCGATGTGGTCACCGCGGGCCAGCCGCTGGTGAAGGTTGAAAGCCGTCAGCCGGGCGATCCGCCGCCATCGGTCGAACTGAAGTCGCCCATCGCGGGACTCGTCAGTTCCGCGCATGTGCGCCTCGGTGAACCGGTGGAGCCGGAAAAGGAGTTGCTCGACATCTCCGATCTAACAGAAGTGCTCGCCGTAGCGCGCGTGCCCGAACACATCGCGGGCAAGCTCAAGCCCGGCGCCACCCAGGCGCACATCCGGGTGGCCGCGCTCGGTAGTGATCCACTGGATGGCACGCTGCTGCGCTTCGGTACTTCCGCCGACCGTGAAAGCGGCACCATCGACGCGATCTTCCGCGTGCCGAATCCCGGCCTGCGGATGCGTCCCGGGATGCGCACCGAGTTCTCCGTGGTGCTCTCTAAGCGCGAGAATGTCATCAGCGTTCCCCGCGAGGCCCTTCAAGGCGATCCCGCCAGCCGCGTGGTGTATGTGAAGGACTTCGATCTTCCCAACGCCTTCCGCAAGGTGCCGGTGCGCATCGGCCAGATGAACGACCGCTTCGTGGAAATCCTCGGCGGCCTGTTCCCGGGCGATGAGGTGGTGACGACCGGCTCGTATGCGCTTGGTTTCGCCGGTGGTTCCGGGCCTTCGCTGAAGGAGGCGCTCGATGCCGCGCACGGCCACGAACACAACGCGGATGGATCGGAAAAGACCGCCGACCAGAAGAAGACGGAGGCAGGCGGCGGGCATGGTGACGACCATGCTGCGCCCTCGCCGATAATGACGCGCTTCTTCATGGCCACTACCGCGATCCTGTTCGTGCTGCTGGTGATCGTGTCGATGGCGAAGCGTCGTCCGCTGAACCCTGAAACTCCGGAAGCCACCTGA
- a CDS encoding LysR family transcriptional regulator → MDQYQLLPRLTFRQLEVLRIVYRERSFANAALDLHSTRGNIKRMCVELEQVLGGVLFENDEAGTLNPTPFAHAMQAQMGPLARSVRKLEDAVAIMHQTGRVLRLAATPELFESGWFTGFLRRFRTHCSFRVCCLMLDDRRFRTALLNAECDVFLGCGMTPSDKLDIVDLGAVPWKVLGHDGEVQLAMPSQLGEHAWKVEDNGDPEAMTLLLDAFQEAGAGRGTLLTPSVARSWLEKPATIPAGTLLLTPDTHTDHQGSHVWPSHRYGAFLRRNHPYSELKTLLESAAHGI, encoded by the coding sequence ATGGACCAGTATCAACTTCTCCCCCGCCTCACCTTCCGCCAGTTGGAGGTTCTGCGGATCGTTTACCGGGAGCGCTCCTTTGCGAATGCGGCCCTGGACCTCCACAGCACACGCGGAAACATCAAGCGGATGTGCGTGGAGTTGGAGCAGGTCCTGGGCGGCGTTCTCTTTGAAAACGATGAAGCCGGAACGCTGAATCCCACGCCCTTCGCCCATGCGATGCAGGCCCAGATGGGGCCGCTGGCCCGCAGCGTGCGGAAACTGGAGGATGCCGTGGCGATCATGCACCAGACCGGCCGCGTGTTGCGCCTGGCCGCAACGCCGGAGCTTTTCGAAAGCGGCTGGTTCACCGGCTTCCTGCGGCGCTTCCGCACCCACTGCTCGTTCCGTGTCTGCTGCCTGATGCTGGACGACCGGCGCTTTCGTACGGCCCTGCTCAATGCCGAGTGTGACGTTTTCCTCGGCTGCGGCATGACGCCATCCGACAAGCTCGACATCGTTGATCTCGGTGCGGTGCCGTGGAAAGTCCTCGGGCACGACGGCGAGGTCCAGCTTGCGATGCCCTCCCAGCTCGGCGAACACGCCTGGAAGGTGGAGGACAACGGAGATCCGGAAGCCATGACACTCCTGTTGGACGCGTTCCAGGAAGCCGGAGCCGGACGAGGCACCTTGCTGACACCATCCGTCGCCAGAAGCTGGCTGGAAAAACCCGCCACCATTCCGGCAGGCACCCTGCTTCTCACTCCGGATACCCACACCGACCACCAGGGCTCCCACGTCTGGCCCTCGCATCGCTACGGTGCCTTCCTCCGCCGGAATCATCCGTATTCCGAATTGAAAACCCTTCTCGAATCCGCCGCCCATGGAATTTGA
- a CDS encoding LysR family transcriptional regulator, which yields MEFELRSLLVFRHLAGCGSFSETAKHWGISQPAVSLTISKLESAIGLVLFERSPTGAKLTADGHAFMPRADEVCQCYAGLIDGLRTWNRRETKEVLLACDGTSIGRTLIADLAAGRVPNLSTKVVTCDLQDRWGAALETNRFDLALSGRFLRAGLDSNIQEAVLLRERGITVAWNPTFHSFDTHQFSFPEILKSTVLLPSVKVVAGFYEFFLRWCHEAYGTQPAHTMAFDTEEAAASACKAGLGVMLAPGDLIPRLGDEARHYESVRTFEFLLPQAFTYGIYCRAEEASKDVLATAAAISSHLARRGLLAR from the coding sequence ATGGAATTTGAACTCCGCAGCCTGCTGGTCTTCCGCCACCTCGCCGGATGCGGCAGCTTCAGCGAAACCGCGAAGCACTGGGGCATCTCCCAGCCGGCGGTGAGCCTCACCATCTCCAAGCTGGAAAGCGCGATCGGGCTGGTCCTCTTCGAACGTTCACCCACCGGAGCGAAACTCACCGCCGACGGCCATGCCTTCATGCCGCGCGCCGATGAGGTCTGCCAGTGCTATGCCGGACTCATCGACGGCCTGCGCACCTGGAACCGCCGCGAAACAAAGGAAGTCCTGCTCGCCTGCGATGGCACCTCCATCGGCCGCACCCTGATCGCCGACCTCGCGGCCGGCAGGGTGCCGAACCTGTCCACCAAAGTTGTGACCTGCGATCTGCAGGACCGCTGGGGTGCCGCGCTGGAAACCAACCGCTTCGATCTCGCGCTCTCCGGCCGGTTCCTGCGCGCGGGTCTGGATTCCAATATCCAGGAAGCCGTGCTGCTGCGGGAACGCGGCATCACCGTGGCGTGGAATCCCACTTTCCATTCCTTCGACACCCACCAATTCAGCTTCCCGGAGATCCTCAAGTCCACGGTGCTGCTGCCGAGCGTGAAGGTGGTGGCGGGCTTCTACGAATTCTTCCTGCGCTGGTGCCATGAGGCCTACGGCACCCAGCCCGCCCACACCATGGCCTTCGATACCGAGGAGGCCGCTGCCTCCGCCTGCAAGGCCGGCCTGGGCGTGATGCTGGCCCCCGGGGACCTGATTCCCCGTCTCGGCGATGAGGCGCGGCACTACGAAAGCGTCCGCACCTTCGAGTTCCTTCTTCCCCAGGCCTTCACCTACGGCATCTACTGCCGTGCGGAGGAAGCCTCGAAGGATGTGCTGGCCACCGCTGCCGCCATCTCCAGCCACCTTGCGAGGCGCGGGTTGCTGGCTCGTTGA
- a CDS encoding TIM barrel protein has product MSAPLPGRTPHTPIAVNIEMWFEGDFVSRIEQSVALGFPAIELWTWKDKDLHAGAAVLAKHGMTATQFTAWGFGKEINDPSFPVEKFVAEIEASCEAAKILPGCDLMTVVCGDNVPGLTKEQMHAAVVEKLKAAVPVLEKSGKTVILEPMNPYNHPDHCLYGSADGIALCEAIGSEHVKLNWDLFHMQRTEGNLIDNLRKGAKWIGYVQFADSPDRHEPSTGEVNYGEVFRVVRELGLPLPLGAECIPQDMDARRAAERLHAVDAASA; this is encoded by the coding sequence ATGTCCGCTCCATTGCCCGGCCGCACGCCGCACACACCCATCGCCGTGAACATCGAAATGTGGTTCGAGGGCGACTTCGTCTCCCGCATCGAACAGTCCGTCGCACTCGGATTCCCGGCCATCGAACTGTGGACGTGGAAGGACAAGGATTTGCACGCCGGGGCTGCCGTATTGGCGAAGCATGGCATGACCGCCACCCAGTTCACCGCCTGGGGCTTCGGCAAGGAGATCAACGATCCGTCGTTTCCGGTGGAGAAGTTCGTCGCCGAAATCGAAGCATCCTGCGAAGCGGCGAAGATCCTGCCGGGCTGCGACCTGATGACCGTGGTCTGCGGCGACAATGTTCCGGGCCTGACGAAGGAGCAGATGCACGCCGCGGTGGTGGAGAAGCTCAAGGCCGCGGTGCCGGTGCTGGAGAAGTCCGGCAAGACCGTGATCCTGGAACCGATGAACCCCTACAACCATCCTGACCACTGCCTCTACGGCAGCGCGGACGGCATCGCGCTCTGCGAGGCGATCGGCTCGGAGCATGTGAAGCTCAACTGGGATCTCTTCCACATGCAGCGGACCGAGGGCAATCTGATCGACAACCTCCGCAAGGGAGCGAAGTGGATCGGCTACGTCCAGTTCGCCGATAGCCCGGACCGCCATGAGCCCTCGACCGGCGAGGTGAACTACGGTGAGGTCTTCCGGGTGGTGCGGGAGCTCGGCTTGCCGCTGCCGTTGGGTGCCGAGTGCATCCCACAGGACATGGACGCCCGCCGCGCGGCGGAGCGACTCCATGCGGTGGATGCCGCATCCGCCTGA